A section of the Verrucomicrobiota bacterium genome encodes:
- a CDS encoding alpha-ketoacid dehydrogenase subunit beta produces MSITYLEAIRAAQAKALADDPRVFIYGQDVGDFGGAFKATKHLAKEFQGRVLDSPISEDAIVGMAIGAAMEGMRPIVEMQFADFSSAAFTQIVNQAATLWWRTEVPCPITIRLPSGGTQGSGPFHSQSLEVLYAHFPGLVVMTPATVEDAYSMLLEAVAIDDPVVFCEHKLLYYHLKAERLPSEALPAGKARIARAGRDLTIVAYSAMLHEALAVAEELAPLGHEVEVVDLRTVKPLDTDTVMASVARTGRLLCVGESWPWGGVTAEVIARVASEGFGLLDAPPQRLNAKDTPVPYHPNLWAAHRPTARTISDAARRLLKL; encoded by the coding sequence ATGAGCATCACCTACCTGGAGGCCATCCGCGCCGCACAGGCCAAGGCGCTTGCCGACGATCCGCGCGTGTTCATCTACGGGCAGGACGTCGGCGACTTCGGCGGCGCGTTCAAGGCCACGAAGCACCTCGCGAAGGAATTCCAGGGCCGCGTGCTCGATTCGCCGATCAGCGAGGATGCCATCGTCGGCATGGCCATCGGCGCGGCGATGGAGGGCATGCGGCCGATCGTCGAAATGCAGTTTGCGGATTTTTCCAGCGCAGCCTTCACGCAGATCGTGAACCAGGCGGCGACGCTTTGGTGGCGCACCGAGGTCCCGTGCCCGATCACCATCCGGCTGCCGAGCGGCGGCACGCAAGGCAGCGGGCCGTTCCACAGCCAGAGCCTCGAGGTGCTCTACGCGCACTTCCCGGGACTCGTGGTGATGACCCCCGCCACGGTCGAGGACGCCTACAGCATGCTGCTCGAAGCCGTCGCCATCGACGACCCTGTCGTCTTTTGCGAGCACAAGCTGCTCTATTACCACCTCAAGGCCGAGCGGTTGCCGTCCGAGGCGCTGCCCGCGGGCAAGGCGCGCATCGCCCGCGCGGGACGCGACCTGACGATCGTCGCCTACAGCGCGATGCTGCACGAGGCGCTTGCCGTCGCCGAGGAACTCGCGCCGCTCGGGCACGAAGTCGAGGTGGTGGACTTGCGGACGGTGAAGCCGCTCGACACGGACACCGTGATGGCGTCGGTCGCGCGCACGGGGCGGTTGCTCTGCGTCGGCGAATCGTGGCCGTGGGGCGGCGTGACGGCGGAAGTCATTGCGCGCGTCGCAAGCGAAGGCTTCGGGTTGCTCGACGCGCCGCCGCAACGTCTCAACGCGAAAGACACACCCGTGCCGTATCACCCCAACCTCTGGGCCGCGCACCGGCCGACGGCGAGGACGATTTCCGACGCCGCGCGAAGACTGCTGAAACTCTGA
- a CDS encoding 2-oxo acid dehydrogenase subunit E2, with product MPRIPIIMPQLGESIAEATVVNCFITAGDPVNADQDILEVETSKATMTVTSPGNGRVAQVLAQPHESYAVGAVLGFVEVSDAEAARLGVDGHPTTPPTRAPHPAPKSTVEPTVRGLPVPAHAGAVSFISPRMKARMNELGLNAGDLAGIAGSGAGGRVTIEDFEKFLAGLESKKLTPASSMRVAVADAMRRSWTRPLATVGLPVALDALLAQRNECKPKPGITLYLVRALGIALAENSAPAGRLVGQRVVHPTATDIGFAVEAEDGVLVPVLRNVGSHRLAELLPRYNELLEFARQRRLPAEATGGSIATVTNFGTFGLKWATPIPLPEQTLVLGMGAARKVPSWDEVKGQFVPVMEAEVTLSFDHRVLDGGAAGRFLTRIRELLVRPADL from the coding sequence ATGCCCCGCATCCCGATCATCATGCCGCAACTCGGCGAGTCCATCGCCGAGGCAACGGTCGTCAACTGCTTCATCACCGCGGGCGACCCGGTCAACGCCGACCAGGACATCCTCGAAGTCGAGACGAGCAAGGCCACGATGACCGTGACTTCGCCCGGCAACGGCCGCGTCGCGCAGGTGCTCGCCCAGCCGCACGAGAGTTACGCCGTCGGTGCGGTGCTGGGTTTCGTGGAAGTCTCCGACGCTGAAGCCGCGCGCCTCGGCGTCGACGGGCATCCCACCACCCCGCCCACGCGCGCGCCGCATCCCGCGCCGAAGTCCACCGTCGAGCCGACCGTCCGAGGCCTTCCCGTGCCGGCGCACGCCGGGGCGGTGAGTTTCATTTCGCCGCGCATGAAGGCGCGGATGAACGAACTGGGCTTGAACGCGGGCGACCTTGCGGGCATCGCGGGCAGCGGCGCGGGCGGCCGCGTGACGATCGAGGATTTCGAGAAGTTCCTCGCGGGGCTCGAGTCGAAGAAACTGACGCCCGCGTCGAGCATGCGCGTGGCCGTGGCCGATGCCATGAGACGCAGTTGGACCCGCCCGCTCGCGACCGTCGGCCTGCCCGTCGCGCTGGACGCCTTGCTCGCGCAACGCAACGAGTGCAAGCCGAAGCCCGGCATCACGCTGTATCTCGTGCGCGCGCTCGGCATCGCGCTCGCCGAGAACAGCGCGCCCGCCGGCCGGCTGGTCGGCCAACGCGTCGTGCATCCGACGGCGACGGACATCGGATTCGCGGTCGAGGCGGAGGACGGCGTGCTCGTGCCGGTGCTGCGCAACGTCGGCTCGCACCGGCTGGCGGAATTGCTGCCGCGCTACAACGAACTGCTTGAATTCGCGCGCCAGCGGCGGTTGCCTGCCGAGGCGACGGGCGGTTCGATCGCGACGGTGACAAACTTCGGCACATTCGGCCTCAAGTGGGCCACGCCGATCCCGTTGCCGGAGCAGACGCTCGTGCTCGGCATGGGAGCGGCGCGCAAAGTGCCGTCGTGGGATGAGGTGAAAGGCCAGTTCGTGCCGGTGATGGAGGCGGAGGTGACACTGAGCTTCGACCACCGCGTGCTCGACGGCGGCGCCGCGGGAAGGTTTCTCACGCGAATCCGCGAGCTGCTCGTGCGCCCTGCCGACCTGTAA